The genome window GGCCAGGCGGCTGAGCCAGGCCGGCAGGTCGGGGCCGGCCACGTGGTCGCTGATGCCAATGACCAGGCGCCGGGGCGTGTGAGCTGCCATGTCGCCCAAGGCGCGTTCATGGGCATTGAGCAGGGCGCGGGCGGCGATGATGAACTGTTCGCCTTGGGGCGATAGCCGTACATGGCGAGGCGTGCGCTCGAGCAGGCGGTAGCCGAGGCGCTCTTCTAGGCGTTTGAGCTTGAGGCTGATGGCAGCCTGGGAAGTGTCGAGGGCTTCGGCGGCGCGGGTGAAACTGGCGAAATCGGCCACCAGCACGAAGGCCTGGACGGTATCGATATCCAACGGTCTGAGGGCGTCAGTCATATTCAATCCTTATCGCACATATATCGGATGATATCTTGTTGAAATCATCGCCGCTGCGCAAGCTGAATGCTCATCTTGCACAGGAGTTCTCGCATGTTTGCCAAACAGTATTCTCACCGCTTGCCAGCTGACTACGACATGGGCGTGATTCACCGGCGCGCCGCGCAATTGGGGCCGCTGTGGGATGACGCCGAGGGGTTGTTGTTCAAGGCGTTTATCGCCCGGGAGCACGGGGGCAAGGTGTATTCGTCGGTGTACCTGTGGGCCGACCCGTTGCAGGCCGCTGACTTTTTATTGGGCGAGCGCTTCCAGAAGGTGCTCGACAGCTTTGGTCGCCCGCATATCGAGAGCTGGTTGCCGCTGGATGTACAACGTGGCCCGGCGCAGGGCGCAGTGAGTTTGTACCGCGAGGAATGGCCACTGGAGCCGGGCGCGGACAGGGCGGCGACCTTGGCCGAGGGGAAACGGCGCAATCAGCAGTTGGCCGACAGCGCGCAGACCTTTGCGGTGTTCCTGGCGCTGGATGTGCAAGCGTGGCGGCTGGTGCGCGTCACCTTGTCGGCCAAGGCACTGGACGCAGAGCACCCAGGGACGGGTTACCAAGTGCTCTATCTGGCACAAGGCGTTGCGCGGCTGGGATAACTGCGCCAGTCTTGGTGGCCTCATTCCCTGGGTCTAAGCACGCTGCGATGCAAGCCACACGCCTGACACTCATTTGCCATGCCCTCACGCCCCTGCAGAAACAGGGGCGTTTCTGCGATGACGAGCCGGTGGCGATGGATTGGCAGGACGCGGCAGGCTCCCTCGCCGGGCGTTACAGGAAAACACCGCGTTTAGTCTG of Pseudomonas azotoformans contains these proteins:
- a CDS encoding DUF4865 family protein, whose protein sequence is MFAKQYSHRLPADYDMGVIHRRAAQLGPLWDDAEGLLFKAFIAREHGGKVYSSVYLWADPLQAADFLLGERFQKVLDSFGRPHIESWLPLDVQRGPAQGAVSLYREEWPLEPGADRAATLAEGKRRNQQLADSAQTFAVFLALDVQAWRLVRVTLSAKALDAEHPGTGYQVLYLAQGVARLG